A stretch of the Myxococcus guangdongensis genome encodes the following:
- a CDS encoding serine hydrolase domain-containing protein yields MNPAIASLLVAASLGVSSAAPAAPPPSTAASKTAGASAVARNLDAVIDQALAEQRIVGTVVTVVRDGAVLYRRAAGFADREAKKPMREDGVFRLASMTKPLVSVAALALVDQGKLSLEDPVTKWLPDFRPKLSDGREPVITVKHLLTHTSGLAYGFQPQSEAAYGKAGVSDGLDEVPGLTLEENLRRLAAVPLWFEPGQRWSYSLSTDVLGAVVSRAAGAPLPEAVAKLVTKPLGLKDTSFRASDASRLVAAYADGKPTPTRMGKTQDVPLWGGQVRFSPGRALSAEAYASGGAGMVGTAADYVKFLEALRKGGAPVLKKTTVDTLGAVQVGPESQTQGPGWGWGLISAVLTDAEQAQGEQAQGTWQWGGAYGHTWFVDPRSGVTVVTLTNTAFEGMSGAFPGAVRDAVYAGLKP; encoded by the coding sequence ATGAATCCTGCCATCGCCAGCCTGCTGGTGGCTGCCAGTCTCGGTGTGTCCTCCGCCGCCCCCGCGGCCCCGCCTCCGTCCACCGCGGCCTCGAAGACCGCCGGAGCATCCGCCGTGGCCCGCAACCTGGATGCGGTCATCGACCAGGCCCTGGCCGAGCAGCGCATCGTCGGCACGGTGGTCACCGTGGTGCGCGATGGAGCGGTCCTCTACCGCCGCGCCGCGGGCTTCGCCGACCGCGAGGCGAAGAAGCCCATGCGTGAGGACGGTGTGTTCCGGCTGGCGTCGATGACGAAGCCGCTCGTCTCGGTGGCGGCGTTGGCGCTGGTGGACCAGGGCAAGCTGTCGCTGGAGGACCCTGTCACGAAGTGGCTGCCGGACTTCCGGCCGAAGCTCTCGGACGGCCGCGAGCCTGTCATCACGGTGAAGCACCTGCTGACGCACACCTCCGGACTGGCGTACGGCTTCCAGCCGCAGAGCGAGGCCGCCTATGGGAAGGCGGGCGTCTCCGACGGGCTGGACGAGGTGCCGGGGCTCACGTTGGAGGAGAACCTGCGCAGGCTCGCGGCGGTGCCGCTGTGGTTCGAGCCAGGGCAGCGCTGGAGCTACTCGCTGTCCACGGATGTGCTCGGCGCGGTGGTCTCGCGCGCCGCGGGGGCGCCGCTTCCCGAGGCCGTGGCGAAGCTCGTCACGAAGCCCCTGGGCTTGAAGGACACGTCCTTCCGAGCGAGCGATGCATCGCGACTGGTGGCGGCGTACGCGGATGGGAAGCCCACACCGACGCGCATGGGCAAGACGCAGGACGTGCCCCTCTGGGGTGGACAGGTCCGCTTCTCACCGGGACGGGCGCTGAGCGCGGAGGCGTACGCCTCGGGCGGCGCGGGCATGGTGGGGACGGCGGCGGACTACGTGAAGTTCCTGGAGGCGCTGCGCAAGGGCGGCGCGCCGGTGCTGAAGAAGACCACCGTGGACACGCTCGGCGCGGTGCAGGTGGGGCCGGAGTCACAGACGCAGGGACCGGGCTGGGGCTGGGGGCTCATCTCCGCGGTGCTGACGGACGCGGAGCAGGCGCAGGGTGAGCAGGCACAGGGCACGTGGCAGTGGGGCGGCGCGTACGGACACACCTGGTTCGTGGACCCGCGCAGCGGCGTCACCGTGGTGACGCTGACCAACACCGCGTTCGAGGGCATGTCGGGCGCGTTCCCCGGCGCCGTGCGTGACGCCGTCTACGCGGGGCTGAAGCCGTAG
- a CDS encoding quinone oxidoreductase family protein: protein MKAIRLHAFGGPEGLRLDEVPTPTPGQDEVRIRVHVSGLNFTDLGQREGRIPGTPPLPFTPGLEAAGIVDAVGSDVRGLEPGTRVVALLPNQGAFAEQAVAPASMVLPLPEGVSFEQAVCLPAQAPTALLGLREGAKLREGESIYIPSAAGGVGSLLVQLAKRMGASKVIGGTSREAKRALVLRLGADAAVDTSRDDWPTQVREATAGRGADIVFVAGGGAVPASSLQALAFRGRLVLFGAESLFDTAWSREQMMGVLAQNQSLVGFATFTLPFEQRQAALREALTLVERGLLQPIFEQGFPLQAVAEAHQALAARRTTGKVLIRVA, encoded by the coding sequence ATGAAAGCCATCCGCCTGCATGCCTTCGGCGGCCCCGAGGGGCTGCGTCTCGACGAGGTCCCCACGCCAACCCCCGGCCAGGACGAGGTGCGCATCCGCGTCCACGTCTCGGGGCTCAACTTCACGGACCTGGGACAACGGGAGGGACGCATCCCCGGCACACCGCCCCTCCCCTTCACCCCGGGACTGGAGGCCGCGGGCATCGTGGACGCCGTGGGCTCCGACGTCCGGGGGCTCGAGCCGGGCACCCGCGTCGTCGCGCTCCTGCCGAACCAGGGGGCCTTCGCGGAGCAGGCCGTGGCGCCCGCCTCGATGGTGCTCCCCCTCCCGGAGGGCGTGTCCTTCGAGCAGGCCGTCTGTCTTCCGGCCCAGGCCCCCACGGCGCTGCTCGGGCTGCGCGAGGGCGCGAAGCTGCGTGAGGGCGAATCCATCTACATCCCGTCCGCCGCGGGAGGCGTGGGCAGCCTGCTCGTGCAGCTCGCGAAGCGGATGGGCGCCTCGAAGGTCATCGGCGGCACGAGCCGTGAAGCCAAGCGCGCCCTCGTGCTCCGCCTGGGCGCGGACGCCGCCGTGGACACCTCTCGCGACGACTGGCCCACGCAGGTACGCGAGGCCACGGCGGGCAGGGGCGCGGACATCGTCTTCGTCGCGGGAGGTGGAGCTGTCCCCGCCTCGAGTCTGCAGGCCCTCGCCTTCCGGGGGAGGTTGGTGCTCTTCGGCGCGGAGAGCCTGTTCGACACCGCGTGGAGCCGGGAGCAGATGATGGGCGTGCTGGCCCAGAATCAGTCCCTCGTCGGCTTCGCCACCTTCACCCTCCCGTTCGAGCAGCGTCAGGCGGCGCTCCGCGAGGCCCTCACCCTGGTGGAGCGCGGCCTGCTCCAGCCCATCTTCGAGCAGGGCTTCCCGCTCCAGGCCGTCGCCGAGGCGCACCAGGCCCTGGCCGCTCGGAGGACCACCGGCAAGGTCCTCATCCGCGTCGCCTGA
- a CDS encoding putative glycolipid-binding domain-containing protein has product MNDLDLLSKSSRRCVRAWQWTREDEPCGEYAELHELHDGWALAGSVVLTREGTPFLAEYFVESDTRWRTRRVHVALRGAGVSRRLELRVDAGLRWWRGDEEVVQFAGCTDVDLAFSPSTNTLPIRRLSLEVGQGSDVVAAWVRMPDLSLEKLPQRYTRLSSTRYRYESGGGRFTSEVETDELGLVTRYPPAWVRVSSASR; this is encoded by the coding sequence ATGAACGACCTGGACCTTCTCTCGAAGTCCTCGCGCCGCTGCGTCCGTGCCTGGCAATGGACGCGCGAAGACGAGCCCTGTGGCGAATACGCCGAGCTGCACGAACTGCATGACGGCTGGGCGCTGGCGGGCTCGGTGGTGCTCACGCGGGAGGGGACACCCTTCCTCGCGGAGTACTTCGTGGAGAGTGACACGCGGTGGCGCACGCGTCGGGTCCACGTCGCGCTGCGCGGGGCGGGTGTCTCGCGGAGGCTCGAGCTCCGCGTGGACGCTGGGCTGCGCTGGTGGCGAGGGGACGAGGAGGTGGTCCAGTTCGCGGGCTGCACGGACGTGGACCTGGCCTTCTCCCCGTCGACGAACACGCTGCCCATCCGCCGGCTGTCGCTGGAGGTGGGGCAGGGCAGCGACGTGGTGGCGGCGTGGGTGCGGATGCCGGACCTGTCGCTGGAGAAGCTGCCGCAGCGCTACACGCGCCTGTCCTCCACGCGCTATCGCTACGAGAGTGGTGGTGGCCGCTTCACCTCGGAAGTGGAGACGGATGAACTCGGGCTGGTGACGCGCTATCCGCCCGCGTGGGTGCGCGTGAGCTCCGCTTCGCGCTGA
- a CDS encoding PKD domain-containing protein — translation MNKSFILLGSCIGALVLSGCDPAPEAPTEESSRSASLETLVNVTLNKPATASQYQTDPYIFLPQYAVDGNITSDDSRWCTGEYFTSQRYLDVDLQGTFDLHRMEVYTGYQNDRAISSFALQYHDGTSWQPIPGSTVTGNPATGVVVSRTFTQVVRGQKVRFLCNEPAGSNCRVKELWVFGAPATPGANQPPVANAGADQSVVLPKSSLTLTGSATDVDGTIALYSWTKLSGPAVTLSGANTATLSLSGLTAGTFVFRLTVADDDGDTHSDDVTVTVTSAPVNQPPVANAGVDRTVVLPTSSLVLTGTATDSDGTIASYAWTQVSGPTATLTGEATSTLTVSNLSAGTLVFRLTVTDDDGATHSDDVTVTVANTPPNQPPVANAGADRTVVLPNAGITLTGSATDSDGSIASYAWTQVSGPTASLSGANTPSLSVSGLTAGTLVFRLTVTDDDGATHSDDVTVTVSNPTTTLTNVAKNKPATALSTDGANVPARATDDNLSTFWKSGYSGKRGTYLDVDLQGTFLIHSAEVHSSFYVDSPEALVNFDLLAWDGGCWKPIPGGSVRNNPTTGTQKTVTFTTPVVASKVRLLWLGAGGNAHVRELRVMGHATTPSTGPLTCTAGEQIAVQDARYSYALFLPAGYNTDRNARWPIVFSLPGTGGVMLTDDHLAVNTNAEGLAWNLRDATYRAGFGAIAVSMHYWINGPGPGGPAYFNVNHLMTLLNDLKRDLLVDADRVYFAGFSGGANVLYESTGLASYMDRVSAFVPLAVTNSPVTANTTNLCNLRTLPIWPFHGGSDSMGSAAQSTALKTKLETQCGGTTSAMHAITTYPGVGHSNTVWQNAFADPALWTWLFQQRISTRQP, via the coding sequence TTGAACAAGTCCTTCATCCTGCTGGGGAGCTGTATCGGCGCCCTGGTGCTGAGCGGTTGCGACCCGGCGCCGGAGGCGCCCACCGAGGAGTCCTCGCGGTCCGCGTCGCTGGAGACGCTGGTCAACGTCACGTTGAACAAGCCGGCCACGGCGTCGCAATACCAGACCGACCCCTACATCTTCCTCCCGCAGTACGCGGTGGACGGGAACATCACCTCGGATGACTCGCGCTGGTGCACGGGGGAGTACTTCACCTCGCAGCGGTATCTCGACGTGGACCTGCAGGGGACGTTCGACCTCCACCGGATGGAGGTCTACACGGGCTACCAGAACGACAGGGCCATCTCGAGCTTCGCGCTCCAGTACCACGACGGGACGAGCTGGCAGCCCATCCCTGGCTCCACGGTGACGGGCAACCCGGCCACGGGCGTCGTCGTGTCCCGGACCTTCACGCAGGTGGTGCGGGGCCAGAAGGTCCGCTTCCTGTGCAACGAGCCGGCGGGCTCGAACTGCCGCGTGAAGGAGCTCTGGGTGTTCGGTGCACCCGCCACGCCCGGTGCCAACCAGCCGCCCGTGGCCAATGCCGGCGCGGACCAGAGCGTGGTGCTACCCAAGTCGAGCCTCACGCTCACGGGCTCCGCCACGGATGTGGACGGCACCATCGCCCTGTACTCATGGACGAAGCTCAGCGGCCCCGCGGTCACGCTCTCCGGGGCGAACACCGCCACGCTCTCGCTCAGCGGGCTCACGGCGGGCACCTTCGTCTTCCGCCTCACCGTGGCGGATGATGATGGCGACACGCACTCGGACGACGTCACCGTGACGGTGACCAGCGCTCCGGTGAACCAGCCTCCCGTGGCCAACGCGGGCGTGGACCGCACGGTGGTGCTGCCCACCTCGAGCCTCGTGCTCACCGGCACGGCGACGGACTCGGACGGGACCATCGCGTCCTACGCCTGGACACAGGTCAGCGGCCCGACGGCCACCCTGACGGGCGAGGCCACCTCGACGCTCACCGTGAGCAACCTCTCCGCCGGCACGCTCGTCTTCCGCCTCACCGTGACGGATGACGACGGCGCGACGCACTCCGACGACGTCACGGTGACAGTCGCCAACACGCCGCCCAACCAGCCGCCCGTGGCCAACGCGGGCGCGGACCGCACGGTGGTGCTGCCCAACGCGGGCATCACGCTGACGGGCTCCGCCACGGACTCGGATGGCAGCATCGCGTCCTATGCGTGGACCCAGGTGAGCGGCCCCACCGCCTCGCTGAGTGGCGCCAACACGCCGTCACTGTCCGTCAGCGGGCTCACGGCCGGCACACTGGTCTTCCGCCTCACCGTGACGGATGACGACGGCGCGACGCACTCCGACGATGTCACGGTGACGGTGAGCAACCCCACCACCACGCTGACGAACGTGGCGAAGAACAAGCCCGCCACCGCGCTGTCCACCGACGGAGCGAACGTCCCCGCTCGCGCCACCGACGACAACCTGTCGACCTTCTGGAAGTCGGGCTACTCGGGCAAGCGGGGCACGTACCTCGACGTGGACCTCCAGGGCACCTTCCTCATTCACAGCGCGGAGGTGCACTCGTCCTTCTACGTCGACTCGCCCGAGGCCCTCGTCAACTTCGACCTCCTGGCGTGGGATGGCGGCTGCTGGAAGCCCATCCCAGGCGGCTCCGTCCGCAACAATCCCACGACGGGGACACAGAAGACGGTGACCTTCACCACGCCCGTGGTGGCCTCCAAGGTCCGCCTGCTCTGGCTCGGCGCGGGCGGCAATGCCCATGTGCGTGAGCTGCGAGTGATGGGCCATGCCACCACCCCGTCCACGGGTCCGCTGACGTGCACGGCCGGTGAGCAGATTGCAGTGCAGGACGCCCGCTACTCCTACGCGCTGTTCCTCCCCGCCGGATACAACACGGACCGCAACGCTCGCTGGCCCATCGTCTTCTCGCTCCCGGGCACCGGCGGCGTGATGCTGACCGATGACCACCTGGCGGTGAACACCAACGCGGAAGGGCTCGCCTGGAACCTGCGCGACGCCACCTACCGCGCGGGCTTCGGAGCCATCGCCGTGTCCATGCACTACTGGATCAACGGCCCCGGACCGGGAGGCCCCGCCTACTTCAACGTCAACCACCTGATGACCCTGCTCAACGACCTGAAGCGCGACCTGCTGGTCGACGCGGACCGCGTCTACTTCGCGGGCTTCAGCGGCGGCGCCAACGTCCTCTACGAGTCCACCGGTCTCGCCAGCTACATGGACCGCGTCTCGGCCTTCGTCCCCCTCGCCGTCACCAATTCTCCCGTCACGGCCAACACGACCAACCTCTGCAATCTGCGCACGTTGCCCATCTGGCCCTTCCATGGCGGTTCGGACTCCATGGGCTCCGCGGCCCAGTCCACCGCACTCAAGACGAAGCTGGAGACGCAGTGCGGAGGCACCACCAGCGCCATGCACGCCATCACCACCTACCCGGGCGTGGGGCACTCCAACACCGTGTGGCAGAACGCCTTCGCGGACCCGGCGCTCTGGACCTGGCTCTTCCAGCAGCGCATCAGCACCCGTCAGCCGTGA
- a CDS encoding AraC family transcriptional regulator: MRQKSVSLVQPSGGAPGLDVLGDVLQGVKLRSRVNARYELTAPWGMRIGGSPFPLFYAVMRGGCLLSTDARELSLASGDFVFIPADVKFTLKDRRSTRALPIEDVYATRKPLRCGGLLQYGGGGEAVTLMVGSFLFEGETLSPLVRHLPSLLHVRADDPRSPRWLESTLRFVASEIEAQQPGHEVVVSRLADVLFVQALRAHLSSSSREKGWLRALVDPRIGAVLQQVHEKPEAPWTLEGLAKRAGMSRSVFAERFKSLVGEAPLAYVGQWRMHRAMTLLKDRDVSLAEVARAVGYETESSFGKAFRKWVGVTPGVYRRTGLGEATSEAR, translated from the coding sequence ATGCGCCAGAAGTCCGTTTCTCTCGTCCAACCGTCCGGCGGAGCGCCGGGGCTCGATGTGCTGGGGGACGTGCTCCAGGGCGTGAAGCTGCGCAGCCGGGTGAACGCGCGCTACGAGCTGACCGCGCCGTGGGGCATGCGAATCGGCGGCTCACCGTTCCCGCTGTTCTACGCGGTGATGCGCGGCGGCTGTCTGTTGTCCACCGACGCGCGGGAGCTGTCGCTGGCGAGCGGTGACTTCGTGTTCATCCCCGCCGACGTGAAGTTCACGCTGAAGGACCGCCGCTCCACGCGCGCGCTGCCCATCGAGGACGTCTACGCGACACGAAAGCCCCTGCGCTGTGGCGGCCTGCTCCAGTACGGCGGCGGAGGCGAGGCGGTGACGTTGATGGTCGGCTCGTTCCTCTTCGAGGGCGAGACGCTCAGCCCGTTGGTGAGGCACCTGCCCTCGCTGCTCCACGTCCGCGCGGACGACCCCAGGTCTCCGAGGTGGCTGGAGTCGACGCTGCGCTTCGTGGCCTCCGAAATCGAGGCCCAGCAGCCCGGACACGAGGTGGTCGTCAGCCGGCTCGCGGACGTGCTCTTCGTGCAGGCGCTGCGCGCGCACCTGTCGTCGTCGTCGCGAGAGAAGGGCTGGCTGCGAGCCCTGGTGGACCCGCGCATCGGCGCGGTGCTCCAGCAGGTGCACGAGAAGCCCGAGGCGCCGTGGACGCTGGAGGGCCTGGCGAAGCGGGCCGGCATGTCCCGCTCCGTGTTCGCCGAGCGCTTCAAGTCGCTCGTGGGCGAAGCGCCCCTGGCGTACGTGGGCCAGTGGCGCATGCACCGGGCGATGACGCTGCTGAAGGACCGGGACGTGTCCCTGGCCGAGGTCGCTCGCGCCGTGGGCTACGAGACGGAGAGCTCCTTCGGCAAGGCCTTCCGAAAGTGGGTGGGCGTCACGCCCGGCGTGTACCGACGGACCGGCCTCGGCGAAGCGACGTCCGAGGCCCGGTGA
- a CDS encoding DUF5683 domain-containing protein, whose amino-acid sequence MSRPGIAALLSFLIPGVGQIYNGDILRGVFWLIITPGFWIGTGGCLGWVCHIISAATAHNRAEDKEKYRVTVV is encoded by the coding sequence ATGTCGCGTCCCGGAATCGCAGCCCTGCTGTCCTTCCTCATCCCAGGTGTCGGGCAGATCTACAACGGGGACATCCTGCGCGGTGTCTTCTGGCTCATCATCACCCCCGGCTTCTGGATTGGCACCGGCGGATGTCTCGGCTGGGTGTGCCACATCATCTCCGCGGCCACGGCCCACAACCGCGCGGAGGACAAGGAGAAGTACCGCGTCACCGTCGTCTAG
- a CDS encoding TetR/AcrR family transcriptional regulator — MKKDPTPQPRPRGRPREFDETKALDRALEVFWRLGYEGASVAQLTQAMGLTAPSLYAAFGSKEGLYRRVLERYQQGPGAYTWDVFAREPTVRAAIERLLRETAHHFTRRKQPPGCMISTALLRCAEEHQPVADFVASLRTRAVGVFREHIQRAIAQGELPAGTDAEAMARYHGAIIQGMSVQAQDGASEAELLGLVEVAMKAWSPPASRPRAR; from the coding sequence ATGAAAAAGGACCCGACCCCCCAGCCCCGTCCCCGAGGTCGGCCCCGGGAGTTCGACGAGACGAAGGCCCTGGACCGGGCGCTGGAGGTGTTCTGGCGGCTGGGCTACGAGGGTGCGTCCGTCGCACAGCTCACCCAGGCCATGGGGCTCACCGCGCCCAGCCTCTATGCCGCGTTCGGCTCCAAGGAGGGGCTGTACCGGCGGGTGCTGGAGCGCTACCAGCAGGGCCCGGGCGCGTACACCTGGGACGTGTTCGCCCGGGAGCCCACCGTGAGGGCCGCCATCGAGCGACTGCTGCGCGAGACGGCCCATCACTTCACGCGCCGCAAGCAGCCTCCCGGCTGCATGATTTCCACGGCGCTGCTGCGCTGCGCGGAGGAGCACCAGCCGGTGGCGGACTTCGTCGCGAGCCTGCGCACGCGCGCGGTGGGCGTGTTCCGTGAGCACATCCAGCGCGCCATCGCCCAGGGGGAGCTGCCCGCGGGCACGGACGCGGAGGCCATGGCCCGCTACCACGGCGCCATCATCCAGGGCATGTCCGTGCAGGCCCAGGACGGCGCGAGCGAGGCGGAGTTGCTCGGGCTGGTGGAGGTGGCGATGAAGGCCTGGAGCCCTCCGGCCAGCCGGCCTCGCGCGCGCTGA
- a CDS encoding MASE1 domain-containing protein, which translates to MVIIGLIRASARALRGRHLVEMLVLAGVYLAVARLGLSLATVGGNVSPVWPPTGVALAALVLRGPVLWPGVFLGACLATLSTGVSLPVVLGVSTGNTLAMVLGALLTRRLRMDAGLSRIRDVVVLCVGAGAVCTGVSSFVGPLCLYWGGALPWEQMGHAVWVWWVGDMMGVLVVAPPLLLLSRPAWPARLGEALALAGLTAVLGVGIFLFRNSEPGLAHAASFLLFPISALAALRFGPRGAALATLAISSVAIVGTVRGQGPFSSGNVAQDLLVLQLFIVINAVTGQLLAAASEERRRAVERLQLLATTVRGVHEGVFIAEVVGPSKLRTVFANEALSMLLGQPPEELVGQDPCLLYGDQDPRLSQRVHAALQAGESLCVEVTVPRKDGRIVSTEVLLSPVRATGGDVSHFVATHRDITATKELQARLVAAERVAAVGTLAAGVGHEINNPLAYLVLNLESASRALTENGMMAMRDVQASVRGALEGAERIRLIVRDLQVFSRQGDQERSLVDLNALVPPAVRIISHALRHRARLVEEFGPVPKVLGSEARLGQVLLNLLVNAMQAVPEGNPSLHEVRVRTSTDVTGRARVDVVDTGVGIAPQVMSRIFEPFFTTKASGEGTGLGLAICQQIVRTHGGDLEVRSEEGKGSVFTMYLPAAPVQVEVPPRPVSRGKPPMPSTGRRGRVLVVDDEPRLAQSMRLLLEPYHDVVTATRGQDALALVAAGNRFDVILCDLQMPEVDGAALFRRLEVMAPELIERVVFISGGAYTSETRSFIETVQNLVLEKPVRPEVLMASVDAALDALDAREAEHAPVVARAGGVRH; encoded by the coding sequence ATGGTCATCATCGGGCTGATTCGAGCCAGCGCGCGCGCGCTTCGCGGGCGGCATCTCGTCGAGATGCTGGTCCTGGCCGGCGTGTATCTCGCCGTCGCTCGGCTGGGCCTCTCCCTGGCCACCGTGGGTGGAAATGTCAGCCCCGTGTGGCCCCCCACGGGTGTCGCGCTGGCCGCACTGGTGCTGCGCGGACCCGTGCTGTGGCCCGGAGTCTTCCTGGGCGCCTGTCTGGCGACCCTGTCGACGGGAGTGTCCCTTCCGGTGGTGCTGGGCGTGTCCACGGGCAACACGCTGGCGATGGTGCTCGGCGCGCTCCTGACGCGGCGGCTGCGCATGGACGCGGGCCTGTCACGCATCCGTGATGTGGTCGTCCTGTGCGTGGGCGCGGGCGCGGTGTGCACGGGCGTCAGCTCGTTCGTCGGGCCGCTGTGCCTGTACTGGGGCGGCGCGCTGCCGTGGGAGCAGATGGGCCACGCCGTCTGGGTGTGGTGGGTGGGGGACATGATGGGCGTGCTCGTGGTGGCGCCGCCGTTGCTCCTGCTCAGCCGCCCCGCATGGCCCGCCCGCCTGGGTGAGGCGCTGGCGCTGGCCGGACTCACGGCGGTGCTGGGCGTGGGCATCTTCCTCTTCCGCAACTCGGAGCCGGGGCTCGCGCACGCGGCCAGCTTCCTGTTGTTCCCCATCTCCGCGCTGGCGGCGCTGCGCTTCGGACCGCGCGGCGCGGCGTTGGCGACGCTGGCCATCTCCTCGGTGGCCATCGTCGGCACGGTGCGCGGACAGGGCCCGTTCTCCTCGGGCAACGTGGCGCAGGACCTGCTGGTGCTCCAGCTCTTCATCGTCATCAACGCGGTGACGGGCCAGCTGCTGGCGGCGGCGAGCGAGGAGCGGCGGCGCGCGGTGGAGCGGCTCCAGTTGCTCGCCACCACGGTGCGCGGCGTGCACGAGGGCGTCTTCATCGCGGAGGTGGTGGGCCCCAGCAAGCTGCGCACCGTCTTCGCCAACGAGGCGCTGAGCATGCTGCTGGGCCAGCCCCCCGAGGAGCTGGTGGGCCAGGACCCGTGCCTGCTCTACGGCGACCAGGACCCGAGGCTGTCGCAGCGCGTGCACGCGGCGCTCCAGGCGGGCGAGTCCCTCTGTGTCGAGGTGACGGTGCCGCGCAAGGACGGCCGCATCGTCTCCACGGAGGTGCTGCTGTCGCCGGTGCGCGCGACGGGCGGGGATGTGTCCCACTTCGTGGCCACCCACCGCGACATCACCGCGACGAAGGAGCTGCAGGCGCGGCTGGTGGCGGCCGAGCGCGTGGCCGCGGTGGGGACGCTCGCGGCGGGCGTGGGGCACGAAATCAACAACCCGCTGGCCTACCTGGTGCTGAACCTGGAGTCCGCCTCGCGCGCGCTGACGGAGAACGGGATGATGGCGATGCGGGACGTGCAGGCCAGCGTGCGCGGCGCGCTGGAGGGCGCCGAGCGCATCCGCCTCATCGTCCGCGACCTCCAGGTGTTCAGCCGTCAGGGGGACCAGGAGCGCTCGCTGGTGGACCTCAACGCGCTGGTGCCTCCGGCGGTGCGCATCATCAGCCATGCGCTGCGCCACCGCGCGCGGCTGGTGGAGGAGTTCGGTCCGGTGCCCAAGGTGCTGGGCAGCGAGGCGCGGCTGGGACAGGTGCTGCTCAACCTGCTGGTCAACGCGATGCAGGCGGTGCCCGAGGGCAACCCGAGCCTCCACGAGGTGCGCGTGCGGACCAGCACGGACGTGACGGGCCGGGCCCGCGTGGACGTGGTGGACACGGGCGTGGGCATCGCCCCGCAGGTGATGTCGCGCATCTTCGAGCCCTTCTTCACCACCAAGGCCTCGGGAGAGGGGACCGGGCTGGGGCTCGCCATCTGTCAGCAGATCGTCCGCACGCACGGAGGTGACCTGGAGGTGCGCAGCGAGGAGGGCAAGGGCAGCGTCTTCACCATGTACCTGCCAGCGGCGCCGGTGCAGGTGGAGGTGCCGCCGCGCCCGGTGTCCCGCGGCAAGCCGCCCATGCCCTCGACGGGACGGCGGGGTCGGGTGCTGGTGGTGGACGACGAGCCCCGGCTGGCGCAGTCCATGCGGCTGCTGCTGGAGCCCTACCACGACGTCGTCACCGCGACGCGAGGTCAGGATGCGCTCGCGTTGGTGGCGGCGGGCAACCGCTTCGACGTCATCCTGTGCGACCTGCAGATGCCGGAGGTGGACGGCGCGGCGCTCTTCCGACGCCTGGAGGTGATGGCGCCGGAGTTGATCGAGCGCGTGGTGTTCATCTCCGGTGGGGCGTACACCTCGGAGACGCGCAGCTTCATCGAGACGGTGCAGAACCTGGTGCTGGAGAAGCCCGTCCGGCCCGAGGTGTTGATGGCGTCGGTGGACGCCGCGCTGGACGCGCTCGACGCACGGGAGGCCGAGCACGCCCCCGTGGTGGCCCGCGCGGGCGGCGTGCGTCACTGA
- a CDS encoding LON peptidase substrate-binding domain-containing protein, with protein MTAQDRVESAAARALKVFPLPSAVLFPHTLIPLHIFEPRYRDMVRDALAGDRVVALAQLETGWEGNYEGRPPMQPIMCAGVIAWDEQVEEGRYNILLQGVSRIRMISELSGDKSYREVRAQVLADHPYQGPEEERLRQAVFELAGRVPPTFAESLLPVAARAGGGMLADVVASAIIPEAERRQQLLVELDVKRRLEAVLADVGELIARLQPLRPSGPLN; from the coding sequence ATGACCGCCCAAGACCGCGTCGAGAGCGCCGCCGCCCGCGCGCTGAAGGTGTTTCCGCTGCCGTCGGCGGTGCTCTTCCCCCACACCCTCATCCCCCTGCACATCTTCGAGCCGCGCTACCGGGACATGGTGCGTGACGCGCTCGCGGGGGACCGCGTGGTGGCGCTGGCCCAGCTGGAGACGGGCTGGGAGGGCAACTACGAGGGGCGTCCCCCCATGCAGCCCATCATGTGCGCGGGCGTCATCGCCTGGGACGAGCAGGTGGAGGAGGGCCGCTACAACATCCTCCTGCAGGGCGTCAGCCGCATCCGGATGATTTCCGAGCTCTCCGGCGACAAGTCCTACCGCGAGGTGCGCGCGCAGGTGCTCGCGGACCACCCCTATCAAGGACCCGAGGAGGAGCGGCTGCGCCAGGCCGTCTTCGAGCTGGCCGGGCGCGTGCCTCCCACCTTCGCGGAGAGCCTGCTGCCGGTGGCGGCGCGCGCGGGCGGAGGCATGCTCGCGGACGTGGTGGCCTCGGCCATCATCCCGGAGGCCGAGCGGCGCCAGCAGCTGCTCGTCGAGCTGGACGTGAAGCGCAGGCTGGAGGCGGTGCTCGCGGACGTGGGCGAGCTCATCGCCCGGCTCCAGCCCTTACGCCCCTCTGGCCCACTGAACTGA